The Candidatus Anaeroferrophillus wilburensis region GGAAAAGGCGGCGTAGCCAGGCGGCAGCGGAACAACTCCCTGACTGTTCCTGAACTCCGTCGGCGGATTGCGCGATTGGAAAAGGGGGGCAAGGATGCCGGTGGCGTCCGAAACCATCTCCATAAGCGTTTTGCCCAGCCGTTTTCCTGCATCGTGTTTGCCTTGCTGGGTATCCCTTTGGCCCTGGAGCCGGTACGCACTTCCGGCCGTTTCCGCGGTTTCGTTTTCGCTCTCATTCTCCTGCTGGCCTACTATGTTCTTTTCTCGTTCGGCCAGGCGATTGGTGAACGGGGCGGCCCGTTGCAGCTGCCGGCCCTGTGGTTTGCCAATGTCGTGTTTGCCGTGCTTGGTGGATTTCTCTTCTGGAAGAAACAGCAGGAGCGTGAGCTGCCTCTGGTGCAGGCAGCCAACAACCTCTATCGCCGGCTGGTGCTCATCTGGAAGGCTGAATAACGCCCCTGTGACCCCTTTCTCACCGGCCACTCATCCGGCTATCCGGCTGTCCATGAGCTGGGGAAAAAGTTCTGCCAGGGCAATGGCGGCTTTTTGCCGTCTGCTTTCCCGGTAGTGTTGCGACAGCGGTGTGGCTTCCGGATTGATTTCAATCGTTCGGGCACCGCGCTCCATGGCAATCAGCGGCAGTCGGGCGGCTGGATAGACGACCGCTGACGTGCCGATGCTAAGGAACAGATCACAATCCCCAAGGGCCGCTACAGCTTCATTGATGGTTTCCTCCCGCAAGGGGTCGCCGAACCAGACGATATCCGGGCGCCAGTAGGTGCCTGCGGAGGTATGGCGGTTGCCCAGGGGGAGCTCGAAATTCTCCACCACCTCATCGGTGGCTTCACAGCGCAACCGCCAGATGCTGCCATGGAGTTCAATAACCCTTGTTGAGCCGGCCCGTTGGTGAAGCCCGTCGATATTCTGGGTGATGACGGTTACACGGGGGTAAAAAGTTTCCGCGGCGGCGATGATCCGGTGTCCCCGGTTCGGCTGGCAGCCGGCAATCTTCTCCCGCCGCTGGTCGTGAAAATCCCAGACCTTTTCCGGATTCTGTTCAAAAGCCTCCTGACAGGCGTATTCCTGATAGCGATACTGGGCCCAGACGCCCCCTGCGCCCCGGTAGGTGGGGATGCCGCTTTCCACCGACATCCCGGCACCGGTGAAAAAAACCAGGTGTTGATAGGGTTCCATGTTTTTATTGTCCCCCAGTGACCAGTTATGCGATTTTCACTTCTTCTTTTGGCAGCAGCGGCTGCCGGCTGATCTTGAGACCTTCCTTGGCTGCCTGGTCAAAGGCGGCGGCGCTGCCCAAGACGGTCACCGCTTTGCGGGGCTCATCAAGCAGCTGCCGGGCTTTTGCTGCCAGCGACGCCGGCGTTCCCGCCAGCACCGACTCCCTGACCTGCTGCCGGAATGCCGTCGTCCGACCGCTGAACAACGCTATTGTTTCGCCGAAACCTTTGGCATGGGGACTTTTGGGTGCATCAATCCGGCCGATTGTGCCGATGATGCTCTGGTTAACCTCGACTACCGGAGTGCCCGCCGCCAGGGTTGCCAGACTGTCGCTAAAGGTGCTGAGGGTTCGGCTGAGATTGGGGTCACGATAAGAGGCGCAGGAAAACAGTGGATGGGAGCCAGAGGCCATAGCCATGCCTCCGTAAGCCCCCCCTTCGACGCGGATTTTATCCCACAGCAGGCCGGTGGACAGGTTGCGCGAAAGCAGATGAAACTGTCCCAGGTCTTCTGCTGAACGCCCGCTTACCTTCCAGGATTGGGCCACATAGTTGACCGAGGAGCTGATTTCAATGCCTTGAATGGCGGCCTGGTTTCCAGACGAAAGGGTGTGCGCCGCCGGGTTGGTGTCGGTTCCTGGCAGGGCCTGGAGCAGAGCTTCCAGTTGAGTGGTGCAGAAATCAGGATGTTCATAGGTGGTTGAAAGGATACACCCGCGGCGGTTGATCACCTGCTGGTGCAGCTTGTTCATCACGCTGCCGATTGCCTCCAGCTCCGCAGACTGCAGGAGCTGGTCGAGAAAGCGCAGTTGGGCAATGCCGTTGAGCTGCTCTTCGATGGCTAACGAGGTGCTCAGCCGGGCGGCGGCATGGGAGATGGCATACTGGTGACCGCTGCGGGGGATGGCCGCCTGCAGATCGTTGCGCATCTCCAACAGGATGTCCTTGATCAGTTTCGGGTTGTCCAGCTGTGGTTCAAGGAACAGATCCTGGAAAATAGCCAGCAGTTCCCCAAATCGTTCAGGTAGGGACTTGCCATGGAAGAATGCCTTGAAAATCAGCTCATCGGGATTTTCCCTGTCGGTGAGGCAGATATCGGAACAGCTGATGCCACCGGTGTTCAGGGAAATTCTGGTGGACATCTCCTCATAACTGTAGCCGGCCGCACCGCAGCGGCTGATCAGTTCGGTATAGAGAGGCAGGTACGGCAGCAGTGCTGCGGGCAGGCCAGCCAGATCGAATCCCATGTCAAGGTAGATGATGCCGGCGGTGAACAGCGGGTGGCGATACCAGCGGGCTCCGGCCAGCGGGACGGTTTCGGTGGGAACCAACTGGTTTTTTGTTGGCAAATCGACTTTGTCAAGTTTTGGCAGGGTTGCCAGCTCATCGGCGGTCGGCGGGGTCATCTGCCGAGCCAGGAGCTTGCCGGTCAGTTCATGATAGTGCTGTTTTTCATCCTCACCGAAGTCCTTGCTCAGCTCAGCCGCCTGCCTGGCGGTCTGGCCTCCCAACTGCTCACCCATGGCGGCTGAAGCGGTAACCACTGAAATCAAGTGATGGGGATTTTCCAGGAACATGGTCCGCAACTGGTTGGTAAAAAAATCGGTGCCCTTGGCCTTTTCCGCTTTGATCCGCTGCAGTGGTTCGGCAAAGCGCAGATGAGCCAGCGGGTCACCGCCATAGATCCATGAACGGTAGCAGCGGTCGGCCAGCATCAGGTTGTAGGGGTAATGGCCGCTGTCGGTAATTTCCCGCAGGCGGAATTCAATCCGCCGGATAGCGCCTTCCAGAAGGTCGGCGTTCATGCCTGAAGCAATCTCCCGTTCCAGGGTGGTGGTTACCAGCCTGCGGATGGCGGTTACTTGTTCGGGTTTGGTTTTTCTCAATCCGACGGCAAAAAACGTCTGGGCCAATTCCCCTTCAAAGCCGGTCATGTCGTCAAGATCCTCTCCGAGACCAGAGTCGATGAGAGCTCGACGCAGTGGTGAACTCTGGGTGCCCACCAGGTAACGGGAGAGAATGTGGCCAAGCAGGCCGGCGAAAGGATTGGTGGCCGGTTCCAGCAGCCAGGCAAGAATGACGCTTGCCGTGCCATCATCCTCTTTGCTTGCTGGGGCTTCAATGGTGATTTCCCTTGGCTGCTGCCAGCGGGGCTGGGGCTTGATGTCGGCGTCCACTTCCCGGCGTCTGAAATCGACCAGGTACTGCTGCTGTAGAAAAGCCAGGGTTTTTTCCGTCGGCAGATTGCCGTAGAGAAAGATGAAGGCGTTTGAAGGATGATAGTACTGCTGGTGGAAAGCGACAAACTGCTCATAGGTCAGGTCGGTAATATGTTCCGGTTCGCCGCCGCTTTCATAGTAGTAGGTGGTATCGGGAAACAGTTCGCCCATGGTTTTCCGGGTGACGTGGCTGTGAAAGTCGGAAAAGACCCCCTTCATCTCATTGTAGACAATGCCCTTGATGCTCACCGGGTCGGCGGCATCGGGCAGATCAAAATGCCAGCCTTCCTGGTAGAAGGTCTCCCTGGTCAGCAGGGGATGAAAGACAGCGTCGCAGTAGACGTCCACCAAGTTGTAGAAGTCGGCTTCAACCTGGCTGGAAACCGGGTAGAGGGTCTTGTCAGGGTAGGTCATGGCGTTGAGAAAGGTCTGCAGCGAGCCCTTGAGCAGTTCCTTAAACGGGTCTTTCAGCGGAAACTTGCGGGAGCCGGAGAGTACCGAATGCTCAAGAATATGGGGAACGCCGGTATTATCATAGACCGGGGTGCGAAAGCCGATGCAGAACAGGTTGTTGGGGTCGTCGTTGATCAGGTGCACCAAACGGGCTCCGGTTTCCTGGTGGGTCAGCACCGCTGCCTGACAGCGCAGTTCTTCAATGGACTCGAGCCGTTCGACGGTGAAACCGTGCAGTGACTGGCCGGGGGTTACTAGCGAAGTGGTCATACAATCAATTCCTTTCAGCTTTCATGGTCGGATGAAAAGTCAAAGTTAGACATAACGTAGCACGGTCCAGATATGGCTGAGGCTGCCGCCCATGACAAACAGGTGCCAGATCTCGTGAAAACCAAATTTTTCCGGCAGCGGGTTTGGCCATTTCAGGGCATAGAAGAGCGCGCCGACGGTATAAAAAAGCCCGCCAATGAACAGCCAGGTAAGCGTGCCCGGCAGGGCTGCCTTTGACAGGGGATAGATCATGACCAGCGACAGCCAGCCCATGATAATATAGAAGGCTACCCGCAGGAGCCGAGGCGCGGATTTCCAGACAAACCTGGTGATAATTCCTGCTGCGGCCAGACCCCAGATGATGCCAAACATGCTCCATCCCCAGGGGCCACGCATGGTTACCAGGCAGAAAGGCGTGTAGGTGCCGGCAATCAGAATGAAAATCATCGTATGGTCAATCTGCCGAAGAAGATTGATTCCTTTTTCTTTCAATGGTAAGAGGTGGTAGAGGGTGCTGGCGGCATACAGCAGAATGAGACTGCTGCCAAAAATTGAATCGGAGACTACATGCCAGACGGTTTT contains the following coding sequences:
- a CDS encoding NAD-dependent deacylase, which gives rise to MEPYQHLVFFTGAGMSVESGIPTYRGAGGVWAQYRYQEYACQEAFEQNPEKVWDFHDQRREKIAGCQPNRGHRIIAAAETFYPRVTVITQNIDGLHQRAGSTRVIELHGSIWRLRCEATDEVVENFELPLGNRHTSAGTYWRPDIVWFGDPLREETINEAVAALGDCDLFLSIGTSAVVYPAARLPLIAMERGARTIEINPEATPLSQHYRESRRQKAAIALAELFPQLMDSRIAG
- a CDS encoding hemolysin III family protein gives rise to the protein MRCKLREPASGLTHAVGLLISIGALALMVTIDVRHKTVWHVVSDSIFGSSLILLYAASTLYHLLPLKEKGINLLRQIDHTMIFILIAGTYTPFCLVTMRGPWGWSMFGIIWGLAAAGIITRFVWKSAPRLLRVAFYIIMGWLSLVMIYPLSKAALPGTLTWLFIGGLFYTVGALFYALKWPNPLPEKFGFHEIWHLFVMGGSLSHIWTVLRYV
- a CDS encoding insulinase family protein, giving the protein MTTSLVTPGQSLHGFTVERLESIEELRCQAAVLTHQETGARLVHLINDDPNNLFCIGFRTPVYDNTGVPHILEHSVLSGSRKFPLKDPFKELLKGSLQTFLNAMTYPDKTLYPVSSQVEADFYNLVDVYCDAVFHPLLTRETFYQEGWHFDLPDAADPVSIKGIVYNEMKGVFSDFHSHVTRKTMGELFPDTTYYYESGGEPEHITDLTYEQFVAFHQQYYHPSNAFIFLYGNLPTEKTLAFLQQQYLVDFRRREVDADIKPQPRWQQPREITIEAPASKEDDGTASVILAWLLEPATNPFAGLLGHILSRYLVGTQSSPLRRALIDSGLGEDLDDMTGFEGELAQTFFAVGLRKTKPEQVTAIRRLVTTTLEREIASGMNADLLEGAIRRIEFRLREITDSGHYPYNLMLADRCYRSWIYGGDPLAHLRFAEPLQRIKAEKAKGTDFFTNQLRTMFLENPHHLISVVTASAAMGEQLGGQTARQAAELSKDFGEDEKQHYHELTGKLLARQMTPPTADELATLPKLDKVDLPTKNQLVPTETVPLAGARWYRHPLFTAGIIYLDMGFDLAGLPAALLPYLPLYTELISRCGAAGYSYEEMSTRISLNTGGISCSDICLTDRENPDELIFKAFFHGKSLPERFGELLAIFQDLFLEPQLDNPKLIKDILLEMRNDLQAAIPRSGHQYAISHAAARLSTSLAIEEQLNGIAQLRFLDQLLQSAELEAIGSVMNKLHQQVINRRGCILSTTYEHPDFCTTQLEALLQALPGTDTNPAAHTLSSGNQAAIQGIEISSSVNYVAQSWKVSGRSAEDLGQFHLLSRNLSTGLLWDKIRVEGGAYGGMAMASGSHPLFSCASYRDPNLSRTLSTFSDSLATLAAGTPVVEVNQSIIGTIGRIDAPKSPHAKGFGETIALFSGRTTAFRQQVRESVLAGTPASLAAKARQLLDEPRKAVTVLGSAAAFDQAAKEGLKISRQPLLPKEEVKIA